A genomic window from Herbiconiux aconitum includes:
- a CDS encoding MBL fold metallo-hydrolase, with protein sequence MTTSHVTVQLIGGPTALIEIGGLRLLTDPTFSPPGPQPSGASILTKVTGPAVSADDVGAIDAVLLSHDQHPDNLDEAGRAYLPRVPIVVTTQLAAERLGGNAVGVGPWTHTELLRPEGGVLRVVAVPAIHGPDGMEASSGPVIGFVLQGEGVPTTYVSGDNASLRVVEEVAHHLGPVEIAVLFGGGARVARLNAYLTLTSPQVAQAAAILGARAVVPVHSEGWAHFTQSQASLAAAFEVANLSDRLVLLAPGESRTL encoded by the coding sequence ATGACCACGTCACACGTCACCGTCCAGCTGATCGGCGGCCCGACGGCCCTCATCGAGATCGGGGGCCTTCGCCTTCTCACCGACCCGACCTTCAGCCCGCCTGGGCCGCAGCCGTCGGGCGCGTCGATACTGACGAAGGTGACCGGTCCGGCGGTCTCAGCCGACGACGTCGGGGCGATCGACGCCGTGCTGCTCTCGCACGACCAGCACCCCGACAATCTCGATGAGGCAGGTCGCGCCTACCTCCCCCGGGTGCCGATCGTCGTCACGACGCAGCTGGCAGCCGAGCGATTGGGCGGCAACGCGGTCGGCGTCGGGCCCTGGACGCACACCGAGCTGCTGCGCCCCGAAGGCGGCGTGCTGCGGGTGGTCGCGGTGCCCGCCATCCACGGGCCCGATGGCATGGAAGCGTCGTCGGGGCCCGTGATCGGCTTCGTGCTGCAGGGCGAGGGCGTGCCCACCACCTACGTCAGCGGCGACAACGCGTCGCTGCGCGTGGTGGAGGAGGTGGCGCACCACCTCGGCCCGGTGGAGATCGCCGTGCTCTTCGGCGGTGGCGCTCGTGTCGCACGGCTCAACGCTTACTTGACGCTCACCAGTCCTCAGGTGGCGCAGGCGGCGGCAATCCTCGGGGCCCGCGCGGTGGTGCCGGTGCACAGCGAGGGCTGGGCGCACTTCACCCAGTCGCAGGCCTCTCTCGCGGCAGCCTTCGAGGTGGCGAACCTCAGCGATCGCCTCGTGCTGCTGGCCCCCGGAGAGTCCCGCACCCTCTAG
- a CDS encoding PHP domain-containing protein — MHPLDALNETAFLLERELAPGFKVKAFRRAAAVVGEWTPDELAARASDGRLKATKGIGSRTFEIITQALAGRVPDYLADLRERTASTLPADVAELRGRLLGDLHAHSDWSDGTTDIPSMVAAARFLGHRYLALTDHSPSLTVANGLSPERLEEELDVVAGLNDSDVTGPDFTLLTGIEVDILEDGTLDQETALLERLDVVVASVHSKLRADSATMTKRMLAAVDDPRTDVLGHCTGRLVEGSRGTRPPSEFDAAAVFAACAANDVAVEINSRPERQDPPDDLIQLALDSGCLFSIDSDAHAPGHLAFLDLGAARAVAAGVPPERIVTTWELPRLQEWAGRRA, encoded by the coding sequence ATGCACCCGCTGGACGCCCTGAACGAGACCGCGTTCCTGCTCGAACGCGAGCTCGCCCCCGGCTTCAAGGTCAAAGCCTTCCGGCGGGCGGCGGCCGTGGTGGGGGAATGGACGCCCGACGAGCTGGCGGCACGCGCATCCGATGGCCGGCTGAAGGCCACGAAGGGCATCGGATCGCGCACTTTCGAGATCATCACCCAGGCACTGGCGGGCCGCGTTCCCGACTACCTCGCCGACCTGCGGGAGCGCACGGCGTCGACGCTGCCGGCCGACGTCGCCGAGCTCCGTGGCCGGTTGCTCGGCGATCTGCACGCGCACAGCGACTGGTCTGACGGCACCACCGACATCCCGAGCATGGTCGCCGCCGCCCGCTTTCTCGGGCACCGTTACCTCGCTCTCACCGACCATTCGCCGAGTCTCACGGTCGCCAACGGGCTCTCGCCCGAACGTCTCGAAGAAGAGCTCGACGTCGTCGCCGGGCTGAACGATTCCGACGTCACCGGCCCCGACTTCACGCTGCTCACGGGAATCGAGGTCGACATCCTGGAAGACGGCACCCTCGACCAGGAGACAGCCCTGCTCGAGCGGCTCGACGTGGTGGTGGCCAGTGTGCACTCGAAGCTGCGCGCCGATTCGGCGACGATGACGAAACGCATGCTCGCCGCCGTCGACGACCCCCGCACCGACGTTCTCGGGCACTGCACCGGGCGACTGGTCGAGGGGTCGCGAGGCACGCGGCCTCCATCGGAATTCGATGCCGCAGCGGTCTTCGCGGCCTGCGCGGCGAACGACGTCGCGGTCGAGATCAACTCGCGGCCGGAGCGGCAGGACCCGCCCGACGACCTCATCCAGCTGGCCCTGGATTCCGGATGCCTCTTCAGCATCGACTCGGATGCGCATGCCCCCGGGCACCTGGCCTTCCTCGACCTCGGTGCAGCGCGCGCTGTGGCGGCCGGTGTGCCCCCCGAGCGGATCGTGACGACGTGGGAGCTCCCGCGCCTCCAGGAGTGGGCGGGCCGGCGGGCGTAG
- a CDS encoding DUF2975 domain-containing protein yields the protein MTRPVLVALRVLLVALFATSIVAQLFAHAVAESALAPVPAVVVTAFAIAAIVCVEIVIACVWMLLGMVRDQRIFEEHGHSDRWVNAAIGALATAAAIGTATLVYLLLARATETPAGVTIAILAAVTAGAGAALALLVVVMRQLLHTAIQLHSELAEVV from the coding sequence ATGACACGACCGGTACTCGTCGCGCTCCGTGTGCTGCTCGTCGCACTGTTCGCCACGTCGATCGTGGCGCAGCTGTTCGCCCACGCCGTGGCCGAGTCGGCTCTCGCGCCGGTGCCCGCCGTCGTGGTGACGGCGTTCGCGATCGCGGCGATCGTCTGCGTCGAGATCGTGATCGCGTGCGTCTGGATGCTGCTCGGCATGGTGCGCGACCAGCGCATCTTCGAGGAGCACGGGCACTCCGACCGCTGGGTGAACGCCGCGATCGGTGCGCTGGCCACGGCCGCCGCGATCGGGACCGCGACGCTGGTCTACCTCCTGCTCGCGCGTGCGACGGAGACACCGGCGGGCGTGACGATCGCGATCCTCGCGGCGGTGACCGCCGGAGCCGGGGCGGCCCTGGCCCTGCTCGTCGTGGTCATGCGGCAGCTTCTGCACACGGCCATCCAATTGCACAGCGAGCTCGCCGAGGTGGTCTGA
- a CDS encoding endonuclease domain-containing protein — MPRPEPLPAELSARAFTVREGLAAGLSRDRMLGTDLARPFRGARVDARAQVTLLGLCAAYAGRAPASHVFSHVTAALLWRVPLPRGLSESYTLDVAVRMAGAIPRSAGVRGHRLGDAGVRIRERYGLRVVDAASAWCQLGTVLEHDDLVSAADHLVFRPRRPDGDDRPFVSLAELTRRAEAFAGRGGRALRRAIADVREGSASRPESHLRLLLVRSGLPEPELNQDVFDASGRWIACVDLLYRQHRVVVEYDGEQHRTDPKQYEKDLRRLESVRESDRTVVQVRKAGLYGDPSGTAARVARALEAAGVAKSL, encoded by the coding sequence ATGCCGCGACCCGAGCCCCTGCCCGCCGAGCTGTCGGCGCGGGCGTTCACCGTGCGAGAAGGGCTCGCCGCAGGGCTGAGCCGCGACCGGATGCTCGGAACCGACCTCGCACGCCCGTTCCGCGGGGCGCGGGTGGACGCCCGCGCACAGGTGACTCTGCTCGGGCTCTGCGCTGCGTACGCGGGCCGGGCCCCGGCGTCTCACGTGTTCAGCCACGTGACGGCGGCACTGCTGTGGCGGGTTCCGCTGCCGCGAGGCCTCAGCGAGTCGTACACCCTCGACGTCGCGGTGCGGATGGCCGGGGCTATCCCGCGGTCTGCAGGCGTACGCGGACACCGGCTCGGCGACGCAGGCGTGCGCATCCGGGAACGGTACGGCCTCCGGGTCGTCGATGCCGCATCCGCATGGTGCCAGCTGGGCACGGTGCTCGAGCACGACGACCTGGTGTCCGCCGCGGATCACCTCGTGTTTCGCCCGCGTCGCCCCGATGGAGACGATCGTCCTTTCGTCTCCCTGGCCGAGTTGACCCGGCGGGCGGAGGCATTCGCCGGGCGGGGAGGTCGAGCGCTACGACGGGCGATCGCGGATGTGCGCGAGGGATCGGCGTCGCGCCCCGAGTCGCACCTGCGGCTTCTCCTCGTGCGCTCCGGCCTACCGGAGCCCGAGCTCAACCAGGATGTGTTCGACGCATCCGGCCGCTGGATCGCGTGCGTCGACCTGCTCTACCGGCAGCACCGCGTGGTCGTCGAGTACGACGGAGAGCAGCACCGCACCGACCCGAAGCAGTACGAGAAGGATCTGCGCCGACTCGAGTCGGTGCGCGAGAGCGACCGCACGGTCGTCCAGGTGCGCAAAGCGGGCCTCTACGGCGACCCTTCGGGAACCGCCGCCCGAGTCGCGCGCGCCCTCGAGGCCGCGGGCGTCGCGAAGTCGCTCTAG
- the lspA gene encoding signal peptidase II has translation MSDAPPDPAERPTDPAHPADAPAPAASVRSRRQTFTRWAPLISAVIAVATIAADQLTKLWAETELTTERTPLLGDLLGLQLIYNPGAAFSIGEQFTWIFAVLAALAAVAVGVIAYRTRSRAWSVAWGLLLGGAVTHLADRLFRAPGFGVGHVVDFIAYGNWFIGNIADVAIFAGAVLILVLSFLGLRMRPAAPEAAPDPAPAPSSSSSPQA, from the coding sequence ATGTCCGACGCCCCACCCGATCCCGCCGAGCGCCCGACCGACCCCGCCCACCCCGCCGATGCGCCCGCTCCGGCCGCCTCGGTGCGGTCTCGCCGCCAGACGTTCACCCGCTGGGCGCCCCTGATCTCGGCCGTCATCGCGGTCGCGACCATCGCCGCCGACCAGCTCACGAAGCTGTGGGCCGAGACGGAGCTCACCACAGAGCGCACCCCGCTGCTCGGCGACCTGCTCGGACTGCAGCTCATCTACAACCCCGGCGCCGCGTTCTCGATCGGCGAGCAGTTCACCTGGATCTTCGCCGTGCTCGCCGCCCTGGCAGCCGTGGCGGTGGGCGTCATCGCCTACCGCACGCGGTCCCGCGCCTGGTCGGTGGCCTGGGGACTGCTGCTCGGCGGCGCCGTCACCCACCTCGCCGACCGCCTGTTCCGTGCGCCCGGCTTCGGCGTGGGCCACGTGGTCGACTTCATCGCCTACGGCAACTGGTTCATCGGCAACATCGCCGACGTGGCCATCTTCGCCGGAGCCGTGCTCATCCTGGTGCTGTCGTTCCTCGGCCTCAGGATGCGCCCCGCGGCTCCGGAAGCGGCGCCCGACCCCGCTCCTGCGCCTTCGTCGTCGTCTTCGCCCCAGGCCTGA
- a CDS encoding LLM class flavin-dependent oxidoreductase — translation MSKQIRFNAFDMNCVAHQSSGMWRHPDDQSWRYKEISYWTELAKLLESGSFDGIFIADVLGTYDVYGGSNEAAIRHGAQVPVNDPVLLISAMAAVTRNLGFGVTAGTAYEHPYPFARRMSTLDHLTGGRVGWNVVTGYLPSAARNMGHDDQLEHDQRYDVADEYLEVLYKLWEGSWEDDAVIRDRESGVFTDPSKVHEIGHHGTHFTVPGIHIAEPSPQRTPVIYQAGASPRGIAFAAGNAEAIFVAAPTKAVLKGTVAKIRDALEAAGRPRDSAKIYTLLTIITDETSEKAHAKHADYLRYASEEGALVFMSGWMGIDLSQYDLDEPIGNVKSNAIQSAVSNFQSANEDGKEWTVRDIAKLGAIGGLGPLIVGSAEEIADQLQEWVEETDVDGFNLAYAITPGTFEDIVTFVIPELRKRGAYPEGYAPGTLRNKLHGRGDRLPAEHNGARFTVGQAVRS, via the coding sequence ATGAGCAAGCAGATCCGCTTCAACGCCTTCGACATGAACTGTGTGGCCCACCAGTCCTCGGGGATGTGGCGGCACCCCGACGACCAGTCGTGGCGCTACAAGGAGATCTCCTACTGGACAGAGCTCGCCAAGCTGCTCGAGAGCGGCTCGTTCGACGGCATCTTCATCGCGGATGTGCTCGGCACCTACGACGTCTACGGCGGCTCGAACGAGGCCGCCATCCGGCACGGCGCCCAGGTGCCGGTGAACGACCCGGTTCTGCTCATCTCGGCCATGGCGGCAGTGACCCGGAACCTGGGATTCGGGGTGACCGCGGGAACCGCGTACGAGCATCCGTACCCCTTCGCCCGCCGGATGTCGACCCTCGACCACCTCACCGGCGGGCGTGTCGGCTGGAACGTGGTGACCGGATACCTGCCGAGCGCCGCCCGCAACATGGGCCACGACGACCAGCTCGAGCACGACCAGCGCTACGACGTGGCCGACGAATACCTCGAGGTGCTCTACAAGCTGTGGGAGGGTTCGTGGGAAGACGACGCGGTCATCCGCGACCGGGAATCCGGAGTCTTCACCGACCCGTCGAAGGTGCACGAGATCGGGCACCACGGCACGCACTTCACCGTTCCGGGCATCCACATCGCCGAGCCCTCGCCCCAGCGCACGCCCGTGATCTACCAGGCCGGCGCGAGCCCCCGCGGCATCGCGTTCGCGGCCGGTAACGCCGAAGCGATCTTCGTCGCCGCCCCCACCAAGGCGGTGCTGAAGGGCACGGTCGCAAAGATCCGCGACGCGCTGGAGGCGGCCGGCCGGCCCCGTGACTCGGCCAAGATCTACACCCTGCTCACGATCATCACCGACGAGACCAGTGAGAAGGCGCACGCCAAGCACGCCGACTACCTGCGCTACGCCAGCGAGGAGGGCGCACTCGTGTTCATGTCGGGTTGGATGGGCATCGATCTCTCGCAGTACGACCTCGACGAGCCGATCGGCAACGTGAAGTCGAACGCCATCCAGTCGGCGGTGTCGAACTTCCAGTCGGCCAACGAGGACGGCAAGGAATGGACCGTGCGCGACATCGCCAAGCTCGGCGCCATCGGTGGCCTCGGCCCCCTGATCGTCGGCTCGGCCGAGGAGATCGCCGACCAGCTGCAGGAGTGGGTGGAGGAGACGGATGTCGACGGCTTCAACCTCGCGTACGCCATCACCCCCGGCACCTTCGAAGACATCGTGACCTTCGTGATCCCGGAGCTCCGCAAGCGCGGCGCCTACCCCGAGGGCTACGCGCCCGGCACCCTGCGCAACAAGCTGCACGGCCGCGGCGACCGCCTGCCGGCCGAGCACAACGGGGCGCGGTTCACGGTGGGTCAGGCGGTGCGCTCCTAG
- a CDS encoding ferritin-like domain-containing protein, producing the protein MRQQELSKTSTNATTEASAGTSAFAVWADYFEANLARHDRLDAHIPWGSASPLSSADRVAIAQSLQRFELGERGEGTGLMSKAGVRGDVVYDAALVLFVQEEQKHSALFGSALKRFGVEPLAEHWSDGAFVVLRRLMGLRTEITLFLIAETVALEYFGALHGSPDPVIRGVAERVLTDEVEHIRFQIDQLRAGFERVSPAGRMLAAAAAWTVALGAATVVAFDHGPALRACGLRPLTFWGRALRHFRLAAGPAFRLGRHAAGAAPHGPTVPAPR; encoded by the coding sequence ATGCGTCAGCAGGAGTTGTCGAAGACGAGCACGAACGCGACCACGGAGGCGAGCGCAGGCACCAGCGCCTTCGCGGTGTGGGCGGACTATTTCGAGGCCAACCTGGCCCGACACGACCGTTTGGATGCGCACATCCCGTGGGGGTCGGCGTCACCTCTCTCGAGCGCTGACCGCGTGGCCATCGCGCAGTCGCTGCAGCGGTTCGAGTTGGGTGAGCGCGGCGAGGGCACAGGCCTGATGTCGAAAGCCGGGGTTCGTGGCGACGTCGTCTACGACGCAGCGCTCGTGCTCTTCGTGCAGGAGGAGCAGAAGCACTCGGCGCTGTTCGGAAGTGCGTTGAAGCGCTTCGGGGTGGAGCCGCTCGCGGAGCACTGGTCCGACGGCGCGTTCGTGGTACTCCGCCGATTGATGGGGCTGCGCACCGAGATCACCCTGTTCCTCATCGCCGAGACGGTGGCGCTCGAGTACTTCGGTGCCTTGCACGGGTCGCCCGACCCGGTGATCCGAGGGGTGGCCGAGCGGGTGCTGACCGACGAGGTCGAGCACATCCGTTTTCAGATCGACCAGCTGCGCGCCGGCTTCGAGCGGGTGTCGCCGGCGGGGCGGATGCTCGCGGCGGCCGCGGCCTGGACCGTGGCGCTGGGTGCGGCCACGGTCGTCGCCTTCGACCACGGCCCGGCGCTCCGCGCCTGCGGCCTGCGCCCGCTCACGTTCTGGGGCCGGGCGCTCCGGCACTTCCGTCTCGCGGCCGGCCCGGCGTTCCGCCTCGGTCGCCACGCCGCCGGCGCCGCCCCCCACGGCCCGACCGTCCCCGCCCCTCGCTAG
- a CDS encoding SDR family oxidoreductase, whose amino-acid sequence MKIVVIGGTGLIGGRLVELLRQAGHETVPASPSTGVDTITGDGLADVLRGADVVVDIPNSPSFDDAPVLEFFETSTRTIVEAAAAAGVRHHVVLSIVGADRMPNIGYMRAKVAQEQIASAGPIPSSIVRATQFFEFISALAEGGADGDVVRLSSVLMQPIAAADVSAALAVVATGEPLNGVIELAGPEPLRLAELGTRVLAAQGDPRTVVVADELGYFGGSVTDESLTPGNDPRVTVQQYGPTRFADWLTSSFPA is encoded by the coding sequence ATGAAGATCGTGGTCATCGGCGGCACCGGACTCATCGGCGGCAGACTCGTCGAACTCCTCCGGCAGGCCGGACACGAGACCGTGCCCGCCTCCCCCTCCACCGGTGTCGACACCATCACCGGCGACGGACTGGCCGACGTGCTCCGCGGCGCCGACGTGGTCGTCGACATCCCCAACTCCCCCTCGTTCGACGACGCCCCGGTTCTCGAATTCTTCGAGACCTCCACCCGCACCATCGTCGAGGCGGCCGCCGCAGCGGGCGTGCGTCACCACGTGGTGCTCTCGATCGTCGGAGCCGACCGGATGCCCAACATCGGCTACATGCGGGCGAAGGTCGCGCAGGAACAGATCGCGTCGGCCGGTCCGATCCCCTCCAGCATCGTGCGGGCGACGCAGTTCTTCGAGTTCATCTCGGCCCTCGCGGAGGGCGGCGCCGACGGTGACGTCGTGCGGCTCTCCTCGGTGCTGATGCAGCCGATCGCCGCCGCCGACGTGTCGGCCGCCCTCGCCGTCGTCGCCACCGGCGAGCCGTTGAACGGCGTGATCGAGCTGGCCGGGCCGGAGCCGCTCCGCCTCGCCGAGCTCGGCACCCGGGTGCTGGCTGCCCAGGGCGACCCTCGCACGGTCGTGGTGGCCGACGAGCTGGGCTACTTCGGCGGCAGCGTCACCGACGAGTCACTCACCCCGGGCAACGACCCCCGCGTGACCGTGCAGCAGTACGGGCCGACGCGGTTCGCCGACTGGCTGACCTCCTCGTTCCCGGCATAA
- a CDS encoding FBP domain-containing protein: MLPLRESTIRAAFVNATRKELNDLTLPAGFDEIDWAKLDYLGWRDRKNPRRAFVVVPVDGEPVGIMLRQAEATPRTRAQCSWCRDVHLPNDVVFFSARRSGAGGRNGNTVGTLVCSEFECSANVRKTPPVAYVGFDVEAARDERIANLRMRAAGFAAEVLHEG, from the coding sequence ATGCTCCCCCTCCGCGAAAGCACCATCCGCGCAGCGTTCGTGAACGCGACGCGCAAAGAACTGAACGACCTGACCCTGCCCGCCGGTTTCGACGAGATCGACTGGGCGAAGCTCGACTACCTCGGCTGGCGCGACCGCAAGAACCCGCGGCGCGCCTTCGTCGTGGTGCCGGTTGACGGCGAACCCGTGGGCATCATGCTGCGGCAGGCCGAGGCCACCCCGCGCACCCGGGCGCAATGCTCCTGGTGCCGCGACGTGCACCTGCCGAACGACGTCGTGTTCTTCAGCGCGCGCCGCTCCGGCGCAGGCGGACGCAACGGCAACACGGTGGGCACGCTCGTGTGTTCCGAGTTCGAGTGCTCGGCGAACGTGCGCAAGACACCGCCGGTGGCCTACGTCGGCTTCGACGTCGAAGCGGCCCGCGACGAGCGCATCGCGAACCTCCGGATGCGCGCGGCCGGGTTCGCAGCGGAGGTTCTGCACGAAGGCTGA
- a CDS encoding CPBP family intramembrane glutamic endopeptidase, with protein MSTIAPPTVTYDHALHVAPAWWRGVLAILCLVAAYFVTSFLFSAVAVLIDLATGQYTMDELARGSLTLTPALMLANNLALASLWPIAMLLQWAFFGVRPRWLSSVVGRFRWRWLGRLATVIVPVWIVYVGVSLLLGPIDPIDLSGSVIAMVLIVLFTTPLQSAGEEFGARGLIQRSVGSWFGSPIAAFVVGTIVSGALFATAHAAADPWLIAYYFVFGASASFAARGTGGLEAPVLVHATNNVLLLVPTALMGQTDQVFERGDGTGGPIMLLPMALCVAAAVFSTWWGRRAGVTTTAPYPPSRATREVALVSQDG; from the coding sequence ATGAGCACGATCGCGCCTCCGACCGTCACCTACGACCACGCACTGCACGTCGCCCCGGCCTGGTGGCGCGGGGTGCTCGCCATTCTGTGCCTCGTGGCGGCGTACTTCGTGACGTCGTTCCTGTTCAGCGCCGTGGCCGTGCTGATCGATCTGGCCACGGGCCAGTACACGATGGACGAACTGGCACGCGGGTCGCTCACCCTCACCCCGGCGCTGATGCTCGCCAACAACCTCGCACTGGCGTCGCTCTGGCCGATTGCCATGCTGCTGCAGTGGGCGTTCTTCGGCGTGCGGCCACGCTGGCTCTCGTCGGTGGTGGGGCGGTTCCGCTGGCGGTGGCTGGGGCGGCTGGCGACCGTGATCGTGCCCGTCTGGATCGTGTACGTCGGCGTCTCGTTGCTCCTCGGGCCGATCGACCCGATCGATCTCTCCGGTTCGGTGATCGCGATGGTGCTGATCGTGCTCTTCACCACGCCGCTGCAATCGGCGGGCGAGGAGTTCGGCGCGCGGGGACTCATCCAGCGCTCCGTCGGCTCGTGGTTCGGCAGCCCGATCGCCGCTTTCGTCGTGGGCACCATCGTGTCGGGTGCGCTGTTCGCGACGGCGCACGCGGCCGCCGATCCGTGGCTCATCGCCTACTACTTCGTGTTCGGCGCCTCCGCCTCCTTCGCCGCCCGCGGAACCGGCGGGCTCGAAGCCCCGGTTCTCGTGCACGCCACCAACAACGTGCTGCTGCTCGTGCCCACCGCGCTGATGGGCCAGACCGATCAGGTGTTCGAGCGCGGCGACGGCACCGGCGGACCGATCATGCTGCTGCCGATGGCGCTCTGCGTGGCCGCCGCGGTGTTCAGCACCTGGTGGGGCCGGAGAGCGGGCGTGACGACCACGGCTCCCTACCCGCCGTCGCGTGCGACGCGGGAGGTCGCTCTCGTGTCACAAGACGGATGA
- a CDS encoding helix-turn-helix domain-containing protein, protein MGIVINLDVELAKKKMSVTDLAAAIGITVANVSVLKNGRAKAVRFSTLDAICEVLGCQPGDILSYVPDDV, encoded by the coding sequence ATGGGCATCGTCATCAACCTCGACGTGGAGCTCGCGAAGAAGAAGATGTCGGTCACCGACCTCGCCGCGGCCATCGGGATCACCGTGGCGAACGTGTCGGTGTTGAAGAACGGGCGCGCGAAGGCGGTGCGATTCTCGACGCTCGACGCCATCTGCGAGGTGCTCGGCTGTCAGCCGGGCGACATCCTGAGCTACGTGCCCGACGACGTCTAG
- a CDS encoding PDDEXK nuclease domain-containing protein, protein MADSTVLEPGDYASTLMELKERVRSARFSIRRRVNTEMIELYWSIGATILARTSWGNAVVGKLAKDLRAEFPSMKGFSRSNLFYMRAFAQAWPELGANLQQKVQHAAGLLPWGHLMVILDKLETHDDRNWYAERAAEFGWSRNVLLNQIMNRTRERVGASPSNFDARLGPAGSDLASQLSKDPFVFDFLDLTHVVAERELEQALTDRIVDTLRELGAGYAFVGRQVHFDVGGDDFSLDLLFFHVEQLRYVVVELKTGRFQPEFAGQLGFYVALVDDRLRRPSHAASVGILVCGGRNDQTVRYALSGTTAPMAVSTYTYEALPAAEQAALPDVRQLLDALGGVGGELRPGAKTTTKAQERGRAPLPEPRGAS, encoded by the coding sequence GTGGCAGATTCGACCGTTCTCGAACCAGGTGACTACGCATCGACCCTGATGGAGCTGAAGGAGCGAGTTCGTTCTGCCCGATTCTCCATCCGTCGCCGCGTCAACACTGAGATGATCGAACTCTACTGGTCGATCGGGGCAACCATCCTCGCTCGTACATCGTGGGGTAATGCTGTCGTCGGGAAGTTGGCTAAAGATCTTCGCGCTGAATTCCCGTCGATGAAGGGGTTCTCACGGTCGAATCTCTTCTACATGCGAGCTTTTGCTCAGGCCTGGCCAGAGCTGGGAGCGAACCTCCAGCAAAAAGTCCAGCACGCTGCTGGACTTTTGCCGTGGGGCCATCTGATGGTCATCCTCGACAAGTTAGAGACCCATGACGACCGAAACTGGTACGCCGAGCGCGCCGCCGAGTTCGGCTGGTCGAGAAATGTGCTCCTCAATCAGATCATGAATCGCACGCGAGAACGAGTGGGAGCGTCACCGTCGAACTTCGACGCGCGCCTGGGCCCTGCAGGCTCCGACCTCGCCAGCCAACTTTCCAAAGACCCTTTCGTCTTCGACTTCCTCGACCTCACTCATGTCGTCGCTGAACGCGAACTCGAGCAGGCCCTCACCGACCGCATTGTCGACACCCTTCGCGAGCTGGGCGCCGGATACGCCTTTGTGGGGAGGCAGGTGCATTTCGACGTGGGTGGCGACGACTTCTCTCTCGACCTTCTGTTCTTCCACGTCGAGCAGCTGAGATATGTGGTCGTCGAGTTGAAGACAGGCAGATTCCAGCCTGAGTTCGCGGGCCAGCTCGGCTTCTACGTTGCCTTGGTCGACGATCGGCTGCGGCGGCCGTCGCACGCCGCGTCGGTAGGCATCCTCGTCTGCGGCGGCCGAAACGACCAGACCGTCCGGTACGCCCTGAGCGGCACCACCGCGCCGATGGCAGTGTCGACGTACACGTACGAGGCGCTGCCTGCCGCCGAGCAGGCTGCTCTGCCGGATGTCCGTCAACTGCTCGATGCACTCGGTGGAGTCGGTGGGGAGCTCAGGCCTGGGGCGAAGACGACGACGAAGGCGCAGGAGCGGGGTCGGGCGCCGCTTCCGGAGCCGCGGGGCGCATCCTGA
- a CDS encoding Pr6Pr family membrane protein: MAADRTPSEPSPKTPDVGRRIAGVVRLIVGVGLAVTIGIQIGDRVANNAFDPWEYFSYFTIETSLFNIVVLLVGGVLALRFARDPQLFTTVRMATLTYAIITAAVYNLLLRNIPPTGYPGLDWPNEVVHVWVPLLLLLDWLLAPGRPSLPWRSLWIVPIYPVAWAVYTFLRAAASGGAIYPYPFLDPATDGWLSVFVYIVALTGVLVGLGALAVAYTRIRSRRLEGLPARRVA, from the coding sequence ATGGCCGCCGATCGCACTCCATCCGAGCCGTCGCCGAAAACCCCCGACGTGGGCAGACGCATCGCAGGAGTCGTGCGGTTGATCGTCGGCGTCGGTCTCGCCGTCACCATCGGCATCCAGATCGGCGACCGTGTTGCGAACAACGCGTTCGACCCCTGGGAGTACTTCAGTTACTTCACCATCGAAACCAGCCTCTTCAACATCGTCGTGCTGCTGGTGGGCGGCGTGCTCGCCCTGCGATTCGCACGCGATCCGCAGCTCTTCACGACGGTGCGGATGGCGACGCTCACCTACGCGATCATCACCGCTGCCGTCTACAACCTGCTGCTGCGGAACATCCCGCCCACGGGCTACCCGGGGCTCGACTGGCCGAACGAGGTGGTGCACGTCTGGGTACCGCTGCTGCTCCTGCTCGACTGGTTGCTCGCACCGGGCCGGCCGTCGCTGCCCTGGCGGTCGCTCTGGATCGTGCCGATCTACCCGGTCGCCTGGGCCGTGTACACGTTCCTCCGGGCGGCGGCGAGCGGCGGCGCGATCTATCCGTATCCGTTCCTCGACCCCGCGACCGACGGCTGGCTGAGCGTATTCGTCTACATCGTGGCGCTCACCGGGGTGCTCGTGGGGCTGGGGGCGCTCGCGGTGGCCTACACGCGCATCCGTTCCCGCCGTCTCGAAGGGCTACCCGCGCGTCGCGTGGCCTGA